One genomic segment of Candidatus Methanosuratincola sp. includes these proteins:
- a CDS encoding amidophosphoribosyltransferase, with the protein MAGIIGIYLFDRRWNAYNFGIFGLMALQHRGQETAGMEIFNESRQKITGKGLVEQAFASVSGKGNILIGGVSPYPAEEAEPLPVTVSNKVSASIDGKVTAIEGYKWDAQLAYEANLRRAYEELERGSEDLEAIRDYFSRCKGGFSYIAANGKGEVIAGRGSLGVKPLVLGKMGFDGGIVASESCVMDIIGERVPISPAENIDPGDAMVFTPMSARTERVQSSPKKAYCIFEYVYLARPDSYINDVPVYRVRREIGRRLAQEGCADADVVIGVPETAIPFAMSYSNETGIPVEKGFELTGRRVRSAMKPNQVERLKGVQLKLNVISEAVRGKRVVLIDDSVVRGNTLANIVYLMKEKGAKEIHVRIGSPHIVSHCPFGVEVPGEDELIGRHLKEDKIAEVIGADSFKYLSLDGLVEATGLKCSEFCTGCFNGAYPEVE; encoded by the coding sequence ATGGCAGGAATAATCGGGATATACCTGTTCGACAGGAGATGGAACGCATACAACTTCGGGATCTTTGGCCTGATGGCACTTCAGCACAGGGGCCAAGAGACCGCAGGGATGGAGATCTTCAACGAGAGCCGGCAGAAGATCACGGGCAAGGGGCTGGTGGAGCAGGCTTTTGCCTCAGTGAGCGGCAAGGGGAACATCCTCATAGGCGGGGTCTCCCCGTACCCTGCAGAGGAGGCGGAGCCCCTACCGGTTACCGTTTCCAACAAGGTTTCCGCAAGCATCGACGGGAAAGTCACAGCCATTGAGGGCTACAAGTGGGACGCCCAGCTCGCATACGAGGCAAACCTCAGGAGGGCATACGAAGAGCTCGAGAGGGGATCAGAGGATCTCGAGGCGATCAGAGACTACTTCAGCAGGTGCAAGGGCGGCTTCTCCTACATAGCAGCCAACGGGAAGGGCGAAGTGATCGCAGGCAGGGGGAGCTTGGGCGTAAAGCCCCTCGTCCTTGGGAAGATGGGATTCGACGGCGGGATCGTTGCGTCCGAGAGCTGCGTCATGGACATCATCGGTGAGAGGGTCCCCATAAGCCCAGCCGAGAACATTGATCCGGGGGATGCCATGGTATTCACGCCGATGTCGGCGCGGACCGAGAGGGTCCAGAGCTCCCCCAAGAAGGCCTACTGCATATTCGAGTACGTGTACCTGGCGAGGCCAGACTCTTACATAAACGATGTCCCCGTATACAGGGTGAGGCGCGAGATAGGCAGGAGGCTTGCCCAGGAGGGGTGCGCAGACGCTGACGTGGTGATAGGCGTCCCAGAGACCGCGATACCTTTCGCGATGTCATACTCGAATGAGACAGGAATACCGGTGGAGAAGGGGTTCGAGCTCACAGGGAGAAGGGTCAGGAGCGCGATGAAGCCTAACCAAGTCGAGAGGCTCAAGGGCGTCCAGCTCAAGCTGAATGTCATAAGCGAGGCAGTGAGGGGTAAGAGGGTCGTCCTGATCGACGACAGCGTAGTGAGGGGAAATACTCTGGCGAACATAGTCTACCTGATGAAGGAGAAGGGCGCAAAGGAGATCCACGTCAGGATAGGGAGCCCCCACATCGTGTCGCATTGCCCGTTCGGGGTCGAGGTCCCCGGTGAGGACGAGCTGATAGGGAGGCACCTCAAGGAGGACAAGATCGCAGAGGTAATAGGTGCAGACTCTTTCAAGTACCTAAGCCTAGACGGCCTTGTCGAGGCCACAGGCCTGAAGTGCAGCGAGTTCTGCACAGGATGCTTCAACGGCGCCTACCCGGAGGTGGAGTGA